In the Patescibacteria group bacterium genome, one interval contains:
- a CDS encoding ScpA family protein — MLTVSLEQFEGPLDLLLQLIEREKLDISSVSLSLVTDQYLTSLSAMQPHVRMEELADFLVVAAKLLLIKSRSLLPSITEEEEQEIGEFEERLRLYKEFVKAGKHIEQLWNAGRNMYTRPRSLVSETIRFSPPSRLTAEQLRSLCANTLSRYVKTILTVPVSIAFESRMTIGERMDHIRQLLSQRASLLFNHVIASAKNRAEIIVSFLAILELVKQRSIVAHQESLFSEITFKIHKQQ; from the coding sequence ATGCTTACCGTATCGTTGGAACAATTTGAAGGTCCGCTTGACCTCCTTTTGCAGCTTATTGAGCGGGAGAAACTAGATATTTCATCTGTTTCTCTTTCACTCGTGACCGATCAGTACCTTACGTCATTAAGCGCCATGCAGCCCCATGTGCGCATGGAGGAGTTAGCTGATTTTTTAGTAGTAGCGGCAAAACTATTACTCATCAAATCCCGATCGCTGCTGCCCTCTATTACAGAGGAAGAAGAGCAGGAAATTGGAGAATTTGAAGAACGTCTTCGGTTGTACAAAGAATTTGTAAAAGCAGGAAAGCATATTGAGCAATTATGGAATGCGGGAAGGAATATGTATACGCGTCCGCGTTCATTGGTATCAGAGACGATACGATTTTCTCCCCCAAGCCGCCTTACAGCGGAGCAACTGCGTTCATTGTGTGCTAACACCCTCTCCCGGTATGTAAAAACAATTCTTACTGTTCCGGTCTCAATTGCGTTTGAAAGCCGCATGACTATTGGGGAAAGAATGGATCACATCAGGCAACTTCTTTCTCAGAGAGCAAGTCTTTTGTTCAACCACGTCATTGCGTCGGCAAAGAATAGGGCGGAAATCATTGTAAGTTTCTTAGCTATACTTGAACTCGTGAAACAGAGGTCCATTGTTGCCCATCAAGAGAGCCTATTTTCTGAAATTACTTTTAAGATACATAAACAGCAATGA
- a CDS encoding prepilin-type N-terminal cleavage/methylation domain-containing protein, whose protein sequence is MRQSHFRTFRVRRGQTLLELLTALFVLSLVLVGALALTNSNFRLEGIGSSRLVATNLAREGVELARSIRDSNWLSSRAFDDGLSDTNHCAVLSAQANQPFVDHFTFLECKDGFDASFQLYQSADGRYSADAAFGNLSQIFRNIRLDPICLDASNVQSIKTDTACDPGTKIGLQVKGEVGWYYAGQKMTVVLTEQIYDWQ, encoded by the coding sequence ATGAGACAGAGCCATTTTCGAACATTCCGTGTCCGCCGCGGCCAGACGTTATTGGAGCTTTTAACAGCGCTTTTTGTGTTGAGCCTTGTTCTTGTTGGAGCACTGGCGCTTACCAATTCGAATTTCAGACTTGAGGGTATTGGATCTTCTCGCCTTGTAGCAACAAATCTTGCACGGGAGGGAGTAGAGCTTGCACGCTCGATACGGGATAGCAACTGGTTGAGCAGCCGCGCTTTTGACGATGGCTTGTCAGATACTAATCATTGTGCGGTTTTGAGCGCACAGGCAAACCAACCGTTTGTCGACCATTTTACATTTCTGGAATGCAAGGATGGTTTTGATGCATCTTTCCAATTATACCAGTCTGCCGATGGGCGCTATTCTGCCGATGCGGCGTTCGGAAACCTTTCACAGATATTTCGCAACATTCGACTTGATCCTATCTGTCTCGATGCATCCAATGTCCAATCAATTAAAACCGATACGGCATGTGACCCGGGCACAAAAATAGGTCTTCAAGTAAAAGGTGAAGTCGGGTGGTATTATGCTGGGCAAAAAATGACCGTTGTACTAACAGAACAGATCTATGATTGGCAATAA
- a CDS encoding YbaK/EbsC family protein, which translates to MPLPKKLLSSFAAKNIPHAIIEHKKVFTAFDIAATTKTPLLRVAKTLLVKAGKLCAIVVVSAGHMIDSKKLAKALKVPAIQFVKEKDMLKRLKMGAKASLASFGSIYALPVLVDKAFAKQKKALFSAGSFTHSIHMAMKDFVKHEKPQIALIAIIKKIVKKKKK; encoded by the coding sequence ATGCCACTTCCAAAAAAACTTCTTTCAAGCTTTGCCGCAAAGAATATCCCCCATGCAATTATCGAACACAAAAAAGTGTTCACAGCATTTGACATAGCGGCTACCACAAAGACACCCCTTCTACGAGTGGCAAAAACACTCCTTGTTAAGGCCGGGAAACTATGTGCTATAGTTGTTGTTTCTGCTGGCCATATGATCGACAGTAAGAAATTAGCAAAGGCGTTGAAAGTGCCGGCCATACAGTTTGTAAAAGAAAAAGACATGCTCAAGCGACTGAAGATGGGCGCAAAGGCGTCACTCGCATCATTTGGAAGTATCTATGCCTTGCCGGTGCTTGTCGATAAAGCCTTTGCAAAACAGAAGAAAGCCCTTTTTTCCGCCGGAAGCTTTACGCACTCCATTCATATGGCGATGAAAGATTTTGTAAAGCATGAAAAACCCCAAATCGCTCTCATAGCCATTATTAAAAAGATTGTAAAAAAGAAGAAAAAATAA
- a CDS encoding type II secretion system protein produces the protein MIGNNTPYFFCSGMPPCQRRVLGVRRGFTFMEMIVVVTIFSILMMATSDIFMRAQRTQRKTAALQRLQDDTRFLTQKITSELQAGSIDYANALYTNAQSCDVAAPSAITPVDGNAVLVLRRFDGSRLYVKKDDTAGVCVDETSTPCLAMSDDNATWSSASSKGVKVESLTFYISPDKDPFTFCDASATYLRDTQPRVTIALRASATVTGSKEPVVLSVQTTISSREYKR, from the coding sequence ATGATTGGCAATAATACTCCATATTTTTTTTGTAGTGGCATGCCTCCCTGCCAGCGGCGCGTATTGGGCGTAAGGCGCGGGTTTACCTTTATGGAAATGATCGTCGTTGTTACGATATTCAGCATCCTTATGATGGCAACCAGCGATATTTTTATGCGAGCACAACGCACCCAACGAAAGACGGCAGCACTCCAGCGATTACAAGATGATACAAGGTTTCTTACGCAAAAAATAACATCTGAACTTCAAGCAGGGTCTATTGATTATGCGAACGCACTTTATACCAATGCGCAAAGCTGTGATGTGGCAGCCCCGTCAGCGATAACGCCGGTAGATGGCAATGCGGTACTCGTTCTGCGCCGTTTTGACGGTTCCCGTTTGTATGTTAAAAAAGACGATACAGCCGGTGTCTGTGTGGACGAAACAAGCACCCCATGTCTTGCGATGAGCGATGACAATGCAACGTGGAGTTCAGCATCAAGCAAGGGCGTGAAGGTCGAATCGCTTACATTTTATATTTCACCGGACAAAGATCCATTCACATTCTGCGATGCATCAGCGACATATTTGAGAGATACTCAACCTCGCGTAACCATTGCCCTGCGAGCATCAGCGACTGTTACAGGCTCAAAAGAACCGGTTGTTCTGTCTGTGCAGACAACGATTTCCAGCCGTGAATATAAACGATAA